The nucleotide sequence GTGCTTTGCCCAGTGGATACAGGTCCCATTTGCGAACCCACATCTCAGCCATTTCGGTCTGCACCAGCAGCTTGCCATGATCTGGCTTGGCGTTGTAGCCTGCGTTCACAACGACGCCGTTAACCAGGTATTCAATCTCGCCACCTTTGCTGATCACATCCATCCGCGTCCATTCGCCGAACTTGCTTTCGACGTCATCTTTACCGCGGAAGCCAACTTTGTCGGCCCAGTCAGGATCACGGCCAAACCAGTTGATTCGGCCGGAACTCAACGTGATTTCTTCGCCGTCCTTCTTCCAGACTTTTTCACCATCACGGTCTTTGGTAATTTTTGTAGTCAGTGAAGTGGGAATCGGTTCGCCGGTCTTGGGGTCTTTGCCCGTTAAGACCAGGATATCACCCACGCCCCCTTCGATGATCTGTGCTTCGATGGATGCCATCCAGGTATTGCCGTATCCACCATCGGGACCATGGCAGTGAATCAGCACACCGGAATCGCGGGCACGGTCTTCCCGCTTGCCCCAGGTCTTTTCGCCCCACTTGAATTCAATCACCATGTGATAATCACGGTAATCGTTTTTGGTAATCAGTCCGCCATAACCATCGCCGGAAATATGCAGCATGCCATCTTTCACAGTGAAGATTTCACGGGGATCTTCATAAGCGGTATCACGATTCCAGACATACAGGCCGTCCAGATTCTTACCGTTAAACAGATGAATCACACCATCTTTAGGGGTGATGACTTTGTCGCCCGCTTCCGCTCCTACAGCAGAGACAGCAGCCAGACAGACACAGGTGATCGTCAGTAGTCGTTTCAAAACCATTTGCGCTTTCCTGAATTAAACCGCGTCAGCAGGAACCGAACTCCCGCCTGCCGCTACAATAAACCAAAAGTAGTTTCTTTAATAAAATTAAGTTATTGGATCAGCCGACTCTCCGCAAGAAGCAACATCAAAAAAGTCATCACTCGCGTCAAAATAGAAAAACCGGGGTAAAACGGTCTTTAATCTTCTGTTGATTGCTTTCAGAAAAAAAGCCTGCGACAAGGCAGGCTTAAAATCATGTGTGATAAAGAGATCAGGAGCGGTTTTTAATCGCCACAGCGGAGGCATCGTGCGGATGCAGACTTTCCAGGTGATTGATTTCCACGCGGAAGTCTTTCACGCCTTCATACCCTTCCAGTGCGCCTTTCAGCTTGCGGGCGGCGTCTTCACAGAACATCAGGTTGGCACCATTGAGCCGGGCAAACTCCTGTTCGTCTTCCCGTTTGACCGCCGTCTGTACGGGTGTGGCAATCACGCGTTCCAGGTAATCAATCAGCGACTCGATCGGAAATTCTTCGATCTCGCTTTCCAGTTCGACGCATACATCCGCATGACTTCGCTGGCTGTGGGGCACTGCCAGGATCGCCTCCGGTGTGCCCAGCCATTGCATGATTTCATCATGTGTCAGTTCGCTGCGATCGCTGAAGCGATTTTCGAAGGCCTGCTGGATTAGCTGACGGGATAAGGCAGCCGAACAGGGGCACGCACTGGAATAAGTCAGTCTGACCTGCACCTGATGACGAAAGACGCCTTGCTGGCAGGCACTTTGAATCTTGACCGGATAGGCACGCCAGCCGGCATGGTCAGAGAGCAATGCAGGTCGTTTCAGGGAATGTTCGTAAGTTAATGTCAGATAACTGCTGGAACTCATGTCCTGATGCGTGTGAATAAAATCCTTCAGAATTTCGTTGACCACAGGCAAACTGAGTTCAGTGTCCGCCAGTCGATTGTTCAGGCTCAGAAACAACCGAGACATATGAATGCCTTTGACGTTTTCATCATCCAGGCTGACGGCAGCATCCGCCCGGGCCGGTGTTCGAAAGATTTCGCCCGACGCGTCGCGTAATCGCAGTACCAGTTCGACCCCTGACATGCCCACGCGTTCCAGTGTCCCCCCCGTTAAAGGCAGCGACTCATTGGCGACATCTGGCATCAGGCTTTTCGAGGAAGCCACTCGTGAGTCTGTGGACAGAACGGATTGCGCACCCGGATCGATTGATCCCATCTGTTTGAGATTCAGGGCATCGGAAACAAATTCAAACATGCAAACGTCTTTCGTTGGTCTGTCACTGCGGTAACGCTTCTGGTAAGGGAAGGCGTCTTACTTAAGACTTCGCAACAGGGAAAACTCAATCGGAAGCGCTCAAGTCACACAAAAACCCGGCAGAGGACAGTCATTTAATTCATCTGAAATTAATCGAAACCACTCTATATTTCATACTATAGCAAAGTCTTACCACTATATCATTTAGTCCCATAGATACTTTTTTCAAGTATCAAAATTATCTAATCATCTGGCTTTGATCGAAATAAGACCTTTTCTAACCTGAAATTACGTTAATTCAGCTCCCTGAAGGGAATCGGAAGACGGGATCAGTCTTGCCAGACAGGTAAGACAGTTAATGGATCCTGGCCTGAACAACCGTGCCTACTTCAGATTCGGTCTGGCAGAAGAAACAGAGTGCCTATTGACGCGTTCCCAGCCTTGGGGAGGCTGCAGAGTTTCGATCGGAATCCGCTCCGGCTCCTGTCCAATAAAACCGGGACGTTGCAGCGGAGTGTAAAGGGAAGCCTGTTGTATATTCATCTGATTGGTCTGTTGCGTCAAAAAGTTGGACAGGCGATTTGTTTCGGTATGCATCGGATTGAGAGTCAATGCCTGAGTGACCGCCGGATACACTTTCTCCATCTGATTGGCCTGCAGACAGGCGTACGCCATCCGATACCAGTCATCAGCAGAAACCTGTTCCCGATTCTTTAACGCCTGTTCCAGCGAAGCGACAGAGTCCGTCCAGCGCTGCTCGGCTCCATAAGCGATTCCCAGCATCCACTGTGCCTCGGCCCGTTGTTCAATGGTGGCACTCGTATTATGACAGATGGGGCGTAAGATCGGTGTCGCCCGGTTCGGTTCTCCCAGCTTGATCTCAAGCCCAGCCAGTTTCAGGCGTGAGACAATATTATAAGGCTCTACCTGTAATACACGATGATATGTTTCCACTGCCGAAGAATTCAGTCCCGCCAGTTCCTCCAGTTCCCCTTTCAGGATCAGGGCACGAATATTCGTCGGATCCAGCATCAGGCCCAGTTCCAGGTTTTTCAACGCGTCCGTGTACTGTTTCTTCTCATACAGCAGGTAAGACAGATCGATATAAGGTCGTGGATCGTCGGGGGCCAGCACGGTCGTCTTCTGCAACTGCTGGATCGCTTCTTCCGAGTAACCATTCGCAATCAGAAATTCAGAGAGTTGCTGACGCACAGCCGCATTGTTGGGATTCGATGCGACGGCCTGCTTCAGCAGTTCCGCAGCCTGCTCCTGGCGACCACTTTCGCTCGCTACCCGCACCTGTTCCACCAGGTCCTGCGACTCGGAATCCAGAATCGCCATCTTCTGTTTCCAACTGACGCAGCTCGAACAGATCAGAAACAGTATTGCCAGAAGAAACCTGCCCGAGTTACTACAGAACATTGCTCGCCGCGCGCAACCTGAGCGGTTCAAATTCGGCACACCGAACCGGGACTCAGAAAACGTGTTGGTACAACGATCTCTCATACGCGCTGGTGATCTTCCTCCATGAAGTCACAAAGCTGAAGCATAAATATCAGGTTATCTGCCTGATTCAGACTACGAACGTTACCATTTTTTTGATTTCTGCGGTAGAGGAACTCAGCTGTTTTTCAGGCTGAGAGGCCCCCGCACAGATTCTGCACGCCGGAATCCGAGGCAATGAAACACTGACTCAGAATATTTTTATTAAGTCGTTCCAACACATCAACTTATCACCATTCTTTGATCAACATCGGTCGGTGAACCGTTCGAAATGTCGATTGAGTCTCAAAAACAGGTGCAATCCCGATAAATCTGACTTTAGTTAAAATGGAGACTATTGCGAATTATTATAAATTACTGTTGAAAAACTTAGTTTAACCGACCGGAGCAATAATCCCAATCATTGACATCGGTACGATCGTCCGGGTACAAAAGAGTAACTTATGGATAAGTTTTCGATATATTCGAAAAAATTGGAAGTTTAGAGAATCTGGCGTGATGGACTACGTCTTCTTTCGGCATGGCTTACTGCCCCTGGTCGTGCAATTGTTAAGCTCGATTTAAAAAGGTCGAATGGATGATGAGTCTTCGTAAAAAAATGAATCTGAAAAAAGTATGTTTAACGGTCGGTTGTTTCCTGACTATTGGCATGATGTCTCTGGCCGAGTCCAACGCGGGAGTCATTCCCTGGACTTATAATGCCATCTTTGGTCCGAGCCGAAACGGTCCCATGGCCTATGGTGCCGGATATGCTCCTGCCCCCTATACCACCAACTATGGTGGATATGGCATGATGAACAGCGGCAGCTGCTGCGGCCAGCCCGGTTACACCAGCTACTATGGTGGAACCATGAATCGCAGTCAGACAAGACGCAGTTCCCGTGCAGCCTACCGCTGGTATCTGCTCAACAATCCTCAAGCGGTTGGCGTCAGTTACCGTAATTTCAGCGGCGGAAATGCTTATGCTTCCACCGGCAGTTATTATGGCCCGGTTGGTTGTGGCTCCTGTGGAATGGGTGGCTGTGGTATCGGCGGATGCTCAACCGGTGCCTGCGGTGCAGCTGGCTGCAGTACCGGACAATGCGGAGTCTCCTATAACCCGGCTACCGCTAGTACGCCAACCCCCGATCCGAATGCCGGGGGGACAGTTCCTCCACCGCGCGAAGTCGAAAGTACAACTCCCAAAACATTTGCCGATGACCCCATGAATTCCAGAAAGCCAGATCCCGGTGTGGAAGACTCCGGATTCGAGCAGCGACGCTATGATCGCAGTCCCATGAATTCAACTCCCATGCCGAAGAATGAAGCGGAAGACTTGTTCAAAGCTCCTCTGAATCGGGATGTGGAAGAACTGCCTATGCCAGGCGCCAAACCGGCGACTCCTGCCAATCCGGGTTTTGAACGTAGCCAGCCTGATTTCGGCCCCGAGAAAAAAGAAGAAAGCAACGATCTGTTCGGTGGCAGCAATTCAACCGACGCTTTCAAGCCAACCCCCGATGGCAAACTTCCTAAAACCGCCATCCCCCAGAAAAAGACGGCTCCGATTCAGGAACCAGCGATTAAAACTCCGAAAGCAGAACAGGAAACAAACTTTCCTCCTCTGCGAGTGCGTCCTCTGAATCTGGACCAGAAAATCACCTGGAAATCAGCACCTCGTGCCGAACGCCTGACGATTCGTACCAGCTTCTCTGCACCGCAGGTTGCCAAACAGGATGTGCCTGTGAATTCCGGCTGGTTTGCTATTACTGATTCTGCAAAAATTGCCAGCAAGTAATCGCAGAAACTCAAAGTCTCAACAAAGTGCAAGTGCCTGACCGCCTTGCACTTTTTTTATGCGCCAGTCCCGTTATCGTAAGAAGCATACGACACCACTTTCGGTTTCCACTCTTTATGATCTCACATCCGGATTCGGAACATGCAAAACTCAGAAATCGCACGCCAGTTTGAGGAACTGGCAGACCTGCTGGAAATTCAAGGCGCAAACCCCTTTCGGCTCCGCGCTTATCGAAACGCCGCCCGAACCATTTCGGGACTGCCTGACTCCATTCAGGATATTGTGGAGTCCGATCCCAGAGAACTGCAGGATCTGCCCGGCATTGGTAAAGACCTCGCCGAAAAAATTGTCACGATCGTTGAAACTTCGACGCTCCCTCAGCTGGAAGAACTCAAAGAACAGATACCTGCAGACGTCGTTCGCATGCTGGATATCCCAGGAATTGGTCCTAAAAAAGTCGCGTTTCTGTTTTCTGAACTCTCCATCCAATCACTCGACGACCTCAAAGCAGCCGCTGAAAATGGCGTGATCGCCGAGCAGAAAGGCTTCGGCAAAAAAACAGAACAGATCATTCTGGAAGGACTCGAACATCTCAACCAGGCTGGAAATCGTGTTCGGCTCGCAGAGGCCAAAGCTCAGTCCGATGCCATCATTCATGATCTCAGTAAACTCGATTCGGTTCAGCAGATATCGGAAGCCGGCAGTTGTCGCCGACGTAAAGAATCCGTCGGTGACCTGGATGTCCTCGTCACTTCCAGCCAGCCTGCCGAAGTCATGGACGCGCTGGCAGACCACGAACTGGTGAATAAAGTTCTCGCCCGCGGTGATACCAAGCAGCGTGTGCGGCTCAATTCCGGTCTCGAACTGGATCTTCGCGTCGTCCCCGAAGAATCGTATGGCGCCGCCCTGCTCTACTTCACCGGTTCCAAAGAACACAACATCGTGCTCCGCCGCCGCTCCCAGGATCGAGGTCTCAAACTGAATGAGTACGGACTGTTTCGCGAGGACGAGCTGATTTCCGGAAAAACCGAGGAAGAAGTCTACAAAGCGCTCGATCTTCCCTGGATCCCGCCGGAAATCCGCGAAGACCGGATGGAGTTTGCCGCTGCAGAAAAGAATGAATTACCAGAACTGATCGAACTGAAAGACATTCGCGGCGATCTGCATATGCATACGACAGCCACCGATGGCACGGCATCCATTCTGGAAATGGCCGAAGGCGCCAAAGCGAAAGGTTATCAATACATCGCCATCACCGACCATTCCAAACGGGTCACCATGGCCAATGGACTGGATGCCAAACGACTGCGGGCACACTGGAAAGCCATTGAAAAAGTTCAGGACAAAATCTCCGGCATTCAGATTCTGAAAGGCATTGAATGCGACATTCTCGAAGATGGCAGCATGGACCTGCCCGATGATGTCCTCAGCGAAGCCGACTGGGTCATCGCTGTCTTGCATTACGGACTTAAACAACCTCAGAAACAGATCAATCAACGATTGCTGAATGCCATTCAGAACCCCAATGTTTCCATCATCGGTCATTTATCGGGTCGTCTGATTGGCAAACGCCCCGGTGCCGATCTTAATTATGGGGAGATTCTCAAAGCCGCCGCCGACTATGGCACCATGCTGGAAATCAACGCGCATCCCATGCGACTCGATATCGATGACATCCACGCCGCCCGGGCCAAGGAACTGGGCATTCCGATTGTGATCAATACCGATGCCCACAGCGTCTCCGGGCTGGATGTCATGCAGTACGGCATCTACCAGGCGCGCCGGGCCGGGCTCACGAAAAAAGATGTCGCGAATACCAAAACCTGGAAGCAATTTCAGAAATTACTGAAAACATCGAAATAATCTTTCATCCCCTTTCCTGAAAGCTCCGTTACCGCTTCTGACGAACAAGACTCTACAGGAACGAACCTTCATGCCGAATTCACTGCAACTGCTGATACGCTCGGGTAATCCTTTAATCTCCATCGAGACCCTGGACGAACAGCGTGCCTTAAAAGTGATCCGGGATATCGCGCTGAAGTTGAAAAAGCCCATCTTTGAATGGTCCACAACAGGCGGCTTATGCAAGCTGGAACATGGCAGCCTGAAATCGCCCACCGTGCCCGGCGGCAAACCGGAACAGTCCTTGACCTTCATCCGTCAAAATACCGATGAAGACCTGTTTATTTTCA is from Gimesia maris and encodes:
- the folE2 gene encoding GTP cyclohydrolase FolE2 — encoded protein: MFEFVSDALNLKQMGSIDPGAQSVLSTDSRVASSKSLMPDVANESLPLTGGTLERVGMSGVELVLRLRDASGEIFRTPARADAAVSLDDENVKGIHMSRLFLSLNNRLADTELSLPVVNEILKDFIHTHQDMSSSSYLTLTYEHSLKRPALLSDHAGWRAYPVKIQSACQQGVFRHQVQVRLTYSSACPCSAALSRQLIQQAFENRFSDRSELTHDEIMQWLGTPEAILAVPHSQRSHADVCVELESEIEEFPIESLIDYLERVIATPVQTAVKREDEQEFARLNGANLMFCEDAARKLKGALEGYEGVKDFRVEINHLESLHPHDASAVAIKNRS
- a CDS encoding 3-keto-disaccharide hydrolase, coding for MVLKRLLTITCVCLAAVSAVGAEAGDKVITPKDGVIHLFNGKNLDGLYVWNRDTAYEDPREIFTVKDGMLHISGDGYGGLITKNDYRDYHMVIEFKWGEKTWGKREDRARDSGVLIHCHGPDGGYGNTWMASIEAQIIEGGVGDILVLTGKDPKTGEPIPTSLTTKITKDRDGEKVWKKDGEEITLSSGRINWFGRDPDWADKVGFRGKDDVESKFGEWTRMDVISKGGEIEYLVNGVVVNAGYNAKPDHGKLLVQTEMAEMWVRKWDLYPLGKAPEYKKD
- a CDS encoding tetratricopeptide repeat protein → MAILDSESQDLVEQVRVASESGRQEQAAELLKQAVASNPNNAAVRQQLSEFLIANGYSEEAIQQLQKTTVLAPDDPRPYIDLSYLLYEKKQYTDALKNLELGLMLDPTNIRALILKGELEELAGLNSSAVETYHRVLQVEPYNIVSRLKLAGLEIKLGEPNRATPILRPICHNTSATIEQRAEAQWMLGIAYGAEQRWTDSVASLEQALKNREQVSADDWYRMAYACLQANQMEKVYPAVTQALTLNPMHTETNRLSNFLTQQTNQMNIQQASLYTPLQRPGFIGQEPERIPIETLQPPQGWERVNRHSVSSARPNLK
- the polX gene encoding DNA polymerase/3'-5' exonuclease PolX, yielding MQNSEIARQFEELADLLEIQGANPFRLRAYRNAARTISGLPDSIQDIVESDPRELQDLPGIGKDLAEKIVTIVETSTLPQLEELKEQIPADVVRMLDIPGIGPKKVAFLFSELSIQSLDDLKAAAENGVIAEQKGFGKKTEQIILEGLEHLNQAGNRVRLAEAKAQSDAIIHDLSKLDSVQQISEAGSCRRRKESVGDLDVLVTSSQPAEVMDALADHELVNKVLARGDTKQRVRLNSGLELDLRVVPEESYGAALLYFTGSKEHNIVLRRRSQDRGLKLNEYGLFREDELISGKTEEEVYKALDLPWIPPEIREDRMEFAAAEKNELPELIELKDIRGDLHMHTTATDGTASILEMAEGAKAKGYQYIAITDHSKRVTMANGLDAKRLRAHWKAIEKVQDKISGIQILKGIECDILEDGSMDLPDDVLSEADWVIAVLHYGLKQPQKQINQRLLNAIQNPNVSIIGHLSGRLIGKRPGADLNYGEILKAAADYGTMLEINAHPMRLDIDDIHAARAKELGIPIVINTDAHSVSGLDVMQYGIYQARRAGLTKKDVANTKTWKQFQKLLKTSK